The following are encoded together in the Solenopsis invicta isolate M01_SB chromosome 14, UNIL_Sinv_3.0, whole genome shotgun sequence genome:
- the LOC105198918 gene encoding tRNA-splicing endonuclease subunit Sen2 encodes MNLQEPKKKKTKLKPQLPFPIPLNEMEKWPLYTAHLTDVGSCIIEPEQMIAVHSMGFFGKGSLSRSYPSFGKARYGAPPVVRNRQWLHRQKWLKEVKELNSADYKDTKGIGLCEEENIRNEENIGDIIEIPSNSSENGNTQKSEIVKNIEIDEVTLDSAEEDDICVIINRDSDKYDNNERSLNTDDDKVSSEEKNEEEDWRLNDYDFKSDLMNEDDNQQSGKLLVLPDNDSDTENYLKNVKPRIENEGFPTREALHLTFEETFFLLFGLGCLQVIHFDGSPLDINSAWLYFCKEKPDFIQTYVVYHYYRSKGWVVKPGIKYGGDFLLYQEGPPFYHASYIIIIQVADADSLVIDTTVASRTMTWNNLFGFERLSETAAKEILFAQVLWPSSVPRDVSMTSPEILSEFTVRELLWRRWNPKQHREDVTVEEEDEDSC; translated from the exons ATGAATTTGCAAGaaccaaagaagaagaagacgaagtTAAAACCACAATTGCCATTTCCCATTCCACTGAATGAAATGGAAAAATGGCCACTATACACAGCGCATCTCACAGATGTTGGCTCATGTATAATTGAACCTGAACAGATGATTGCAGTGCATTCTAtg GGATTTTTTGGCAAAGGATCATTGTCACGCAGCTATCCATCATTTGGTAAAGCAAGATACGGAGCACCTCCAGTTGTTCGGAACAGACAGTGGCTTCACAGACAAAAGTGGCTCAAGGAAGTTAAAGAACTAAACTCTGCCGACTACAAAG ATACTAAAGGAATTGGTTTATGCGAGGAAGAAAACATTCGAAATGAAGAAAACATTGGTGACATTATTGAAATTCCATCAAATTCTAGTGAAAATGGAAATACACAGAAAAGTGAGATAGTAAAGAACATAGAGATCGATGAAGTCACTCTAGATTCCGCGGAGGAGGACGATATATGCGTCATTATCAATAGAGACTCAGATAAATACGACAATAATGAAAGATCTTTAAACACTGATGATGATAAGGTTAGCTCGGAAGAGAAGAATGAGGAGGAAGACTGGAGATTGAATGATTATGATTTCAAAAGTGATTTAATGAACGAGGATGACAATCAGCAATCAGGAAAACTATTAGTATTGCCGGACAATGACTCGGACACcgagaattatttgaaaaatgttaagcCGAGAATCGAGAATGAAGGTTTCCCTACTCGTGAGGCTTTGCATCTCACCTTCGAAGAGacttttttcctcctttttgGATTAGGTTGCCTGCAAGTGATTCACTTCGACGGTAGTCCACTGGACATCAACAGCGCGTGGTTGTACTTTTGCAAGGAGAAGCCAGATTTTATACAAACATACGTAGTTTACCATTATTATAGGAGCAAAGGTTGGGTGGTCAAGCCTGGCATAAAATATGGTGGTGACTTCT TACTTTATCAAGAGGGACCACCATTCTATCACGcttcttacattattattatacaagtGGCAGACGCGGATTCTTTAGTTATAGATACTACTGTGGCCTCACGCACCATGACATGGAACAATTTATTTGGATTTGAAAGGCTGTCCGAAACTGCTGCTAAG GAAATACTTTTCGCGCAAGTTTTATGGCCGTCGTCGGTACCTCGTGATGTTAGTATGACTAGCCCTGAAATACTTTCCGAATTCACGGTGAGAGAATTACTCTGGCGTCGATGGAATCCGAAACAGCATCGAGAAGATGTTACCGTTGAAGAAGAAGACGAGGACTCGTGCTga
- the LOC105198930 gene encoding NADPH:adrenodoxin oxidoreductase, mitochondrial isoform X4: MRHNILKSCTRSLCTVQRKPQVCIVGAGPAGFYAAQQLLKDSSDVRISILDKLPVPFGLIRYGVAPDHPEVKNVLNTFHKIATNPRVEFMGNVNVGIDVSVEHLRELYDAVLLAYGAQEDRLLNVPGENLKNMISARRFVGWYNGVPDDKDLTVDLDVEEAVIIGQGNVAIDVARILLTPIDKLKSTDITSYALEALCNSRVRKVFMVGRRGPLQAAFTTAELREILKLEGCKTLWRDQDFENVQTIVPTLERPRKRLTELMLKSLSDSKSDSMHTKELHPIFLRNPVEFHGESKLESVRFAITRLRGETIQNQIAETTDEFEMIPCGLALRSIGYRSVQIDNSIPFNSKKGCAENINGKIEGNLYAAGWVASGPTGVLLTTMTNAFRVGRLIHNELANMKGGGGIDGLCSFVRSNNIQTVSYEDWQKIDRVEQERGKQRGKVREKIVDVKEMLNIAVN, from the exons ATGAGACACAACATTCTCAAGAGTTGTACTCGTTCACTATGTACCGTACAACGCAAACCTCAAGTATGCATTGTCGGTGCGGGGCCGGCAGGCTTTTACGCGGCCCAACAGTTGCTAAAG GATTCAAGCGACGTGAGAATCAGCATATTGGACAAGTTGCCTGTTCCCTTTGGTCTGATACGTTATGGGGTTGCTCCTGATCATCCAGAAGTTAAGAACGTTCTCAATACGTTTCACAAAATCGCAACCAACCCACGTGTTGAATTCATGGGCAATGTTAATGTAGGCATAGACGTTTCCGTCGAACACCTACGAGAGCTCTATGATGCTGTGTTACTG gctTATGGCGCTCAAGAAGATCGACTGCTCAACGTACCtggtgaaaatttaaaaaatatgatatctgCTCGGCGTTTTGTTGGATGGTACAATGGAGTGCCAGATGACAAAGATCTGACGGTTGATTTAGACGTAGAGGAAGCAGTTATCATAGGTCAAGGCAATGTAGCAATAGACGTTGCGAGGATTCTTTTGACACCGATCGACAAGCTCAAG AGTACCGACATCACATCGTACGCCTTAGAAGCCTTGTGCAATAGTAGAGTGCGAAAAGTCTTTATGGTCGGGCGAAGAGGACCTCTGCAGGCCGCATTCACGACTGCAGAACTGCGTGAGATTCTTAAGCTAGAAGGTTGCAAAACTCTTTGGCGAGATCAAGACTTCGAAAACGTGCAGACAATTGTGCCGACCTTAGAAAGACCCCGGAAACGACTAACGGAACTCATGCTGAAATCTTTAAGCGATTCCAAGAGCGATTCAATGCACACTAAAGAGCTGCATCCGATCTTCCTACGCAATCCTGTCGAGTTTCATGGTGAAAGCAAATTGGAGAGTGTCAGGTTTGCTATCACTCGTTTGCGAGGAGAGACGATACAAAATCAGATAGCTGAGACAACCGACGAATTCGAGATGATCCCTTGTGGTCTGGCTCTGCGCAGCATCGGTTACAGATCTGTTCAAATAGATAACTCGATACCGTTTAACTCTAAGAAAGGATGCGCGGAGAACATTAATGGTAAAATCGAAGGCAACCTCTATGCCGCAGGATGGGTAGCGAGCGGTCCAACCGGCGTCCTCCTAACGACCATGACAAACGCTTTCCGAGTCGGTAGATTGATACATAATGAATTAGCGAACATGAAGGGGGGCGGTGGCATAGATGGTCTATGCAGCTTTGTTCGCTCTAATAACATCCAAACTGTGTCTTACGAAGATTGGCAGAAGATTGACCGCGTTGAACAAGAGCGTGGTAAACAGCGGGGAAAAGTGCGAGAAAAGATAGTCGACGTGaaggaaatgttaaatatcgcTGTAAATTGA
- the LOC105198930 gene encoding NADPH:adrenodoxin oxidoreductase, mitochondrial isoform X3, which yields MHHRSDNGAIHDDFRNVSQQCENPVSRFRSISRHGKMRHNILKSCTRSLCTVQRKPQVCIVGAGPAGFYAAQQLLKDSSDVRISILDKLPVPFGLIRYGVAPDHPEVKNVLNTFHKIATNPRVEFMGNVNVGIDVSVEHLRELYDAVLLAYGAQEDRLLNVPGENLKNMISARRFVGWYNGVPDDKDLTVDLDVEEAVIIGQGNVAIDVARILLTPIDKLKSTDITSYALEALCNSRVRKVFMVGRRGPLQAAFTTAELREILKLEGCKTLWRDQDFENVQTIVPTLERPRKRLTELMLKSLSDSKSDSMHTKELHPIFLRNPVEFHGESKLESVRFAITRLRGETIQNQIAETTDEFEMIPCGLALRSIGYRSVQIDNSIPFNSKKGCAENINGKIEGNLYAAGWVASGPTGVLLTTMTNAFRVGRLIHNELANMKGGGGIDGLCSFVRSNNIQTVSYEDWQKIDRVEQERGKQRGKVREKIVDVKEMLNIAVN from the exons Atg CATCACCGCAGTGACAACGGCGCAATACACGACGACTTTCGAAACGTATCACAACAGTGTGAAAACCCAGTGTCACGTTTTAGATCGATATCGCGGCACGGAAAGATGAGACACAACATTCTCAAGAGTTGTACTCGTTCACTATGTACCGTACAACGCAAACCTCAAGTATGCATTGTCGGTGCGGGGCCGGCAGGCTTTTACGCGGCCCAACAGTTGCTAAAG GATTCAAGCGACGTGAGAATCAGCATATTGGACAAGTTGCCTGTTCCCTTTGGTCTGATACGTTATGGGGTTGCTCCTGATCATCCAGAAGTTAAGAACGTTCTCAATACGTTTCACAAAATCGCAACCAACCCACGTGTTGAATTCATGGGCAATGTTAATGTAGGCATAGACGTTTCCGTCGAACACCTACGAGAGCTCTATGATGCTGTGTTACTG gctTATGGCGCTCAAGAAGATCGACTGCTCAACGTACCtggtgaaaatttaaaaaatatgatatctgCTCGGCGTTTTGTTGGATGGTACAATGGAGTGCCAGATGACAAAGATCTGACGGTTGATTTAGACGTAGAGGAAGCAGTTATCATAGGTCAAGGCAATGTAGCAATAGACGTTGCGAGGATTCTTTTGACACCGATCGACAAGCTCAAG AGTACCGACATCACATCGTACGCCTTAGAAGCCTTGTGCAATAGTAGAGTGCGAAAAGTCTTTATGGTCGGGCGAAGAGGACCTCTGCAGGCCGCATTCACGACTGCAGAACTGCGTGAGATTCTTAAGCTAGAAGGTTGCAAAACTCTTTGGCGAGATCAAGACTTCGAAAACGTGCAGACAATTGTGCCGACCTTAGAAAGACCCCGGAAACGACTAACGGAACTCATGCTGAAATCTTTAAGCGATTCCAAGAGCGATTCAATGCACACTAAAGAGCTGCATCCGATCTTCCTACGCAATCCTGTCGAGTTTCATGGTGAAAGCAAATTGGAGAGTGTCAGGTTTGCTATCACTCGTTTGCGAGGAGAGACGATACAAAATCAGATAGCTGAGACAACCGACGAATTCGAGATGATCCCTTGTGGTCTGGCTCTGCGCAGCATCGGTTACAGATCTGTTCAAATAGATAACTCGATACCGTTTAACTCTAAGAAAGGATGCGCGGAGAACATTAATGGTAAAATCGAAGGCAACCTCTATGCCGCAGGATGGGTAGCGAGCGGTCCAACCGGCGTCCTCCTAACGACCATGACAAACGCTTTCCGAGTCGGTAGATTGATACATAATGAATTAGCGAACATGAAGGGGGGCGGTGGCATAGATGGTCTATGCAGCTTTGTTCGCTCTAATAACATCCAAACTGTGTCTTACGAAGATTGGCAGAAGATTGACCGCGTTGAACAAGAGCGTGGTAAACAGCGGGGAAAAGTGCGAGAAAAGATAGTCGACGTGaaggaaatgttaaatatcgcTGTAAATTGA
- the LOC105198930 gene encoding cap-specific mRNA (nucleoside-2'-O-)-methyltransferase 2 isoform X1, which translates to MEEENNLSSRQPKTMRVKYDESVDLSSNTMIMFEKHFGILDMEQDTQAYTLPKPESMFTEPPWQLDKLQEIKRDLNEVKSRLNNFNLSKWQQHTNRMNGAGDIVRTVKENIQAELVTQAWCKFYEIASNFSLVPLNEIFRGVDGKKFRSVHLCEAPGAFVAALNHWLKTNASDVQWDWLATTLNPYCEGNSYDSMVADDRFIRHTLEHWCFGADNTGDILNLRNLDDLVEKSKSLDGGRILLVTADGSIDCTNVPGEQESTVAQLHLCETVACMQLLHKGGNFLLKLFTLFEHQSVCLMYLLSCIFHQVSVTKPASSKGGNSEMYVVCMNFKGRDYVAPYLRILRHYYGNVPPTNAMFSLRDIPDAFLQRLEQCSKFFKFHQCQVIENNIRTFHIQESSYKILFFEILILKQEINAKYLKDCRLSKMDPANEIVGREIIERNNNQFVNKKLHVDSYNERCKKQDSGPQERLSQIWDNAKEIKWPSKKFYVWHLQILPEELEIKMGKSFNKVRSSRFCDLTILQILNKIDNVMQDMHSTVCFPPAEFTKELAQQIDPSHEVLSFQFVQDYDSHQTIIKIYDRLEKLQSDQTLVLVGYSLLTQLNIGLLYLLGNFFENIIVEIHDNEGYRLKLQAYRRNEKVLNYFREILTASHNACKENMAIWSIIPVTVLYECDQLPVVMLLNHLMIKLYARHVINMISGKKL; encoded by the exons ATGGAGGAGGAGAATAATCTTTCTTCAAGACAACCAAAGACAATGCGAGTCAAGTACGATGAGAGTGTCGATCTGTCATCTAACACAATGATAAtgtttgaaaaacattttgggATCTTAGACATGGAACAAGACACTCAGGCGTACACATTACCCAAGCCAGAGTCTATGTTCACAGAACCACCGTGGCAGCTGGACAAGCTGCAAGAGATAAAGAGAGATTTAAATGAGGTGAAGAGTCGTCTGAACAATTTTAATCTCAGCAAATGGCAGCAGCACACGAATCGGATGAATGGAGCGGGCGACATTGTGCGCACGGTGAAAGAGAACATACAGGCGGAACTTGTGACTCAAGCCTGGTGCAAGTTCTACGAGATCGCCAGCAACTTTTCTCTGGTGCCATTGAACGAAATTTTTCGAGGAGTAGACGGTAAGAAGTTCAGGTCTGTGCATCTCTGTGAAGCACCAGGTGCGTTCGTGGCCGCCCTGAACCACTGGCTGAAGACAAACGCATCCGACGTGCAATGGGATTGGCTGGCCACCACCTTGAATCCCTACTGTGAGGGAAATTCCTATGACAGTATGGTCGCGGACGACAGATTCATCAGACATACTTTGGAGCATTGGTGCTTTGGCGCTGACAACACGGGTGATATCTTGAATCTGAGAAACCTGGATGATCTGGTAGAAAAATCCAAGTCCCTCGATGGAGGACGGATTCTGCTGGTCACCGCGGACGGCAGTATAGATTGCACGAACGTACCTGGAGAACAGGAGAGCACTGTGGCACAATTGCATTTGTGTGAGACAGTGGCCTGCATGCAACTCTTGCACAAAGGTGGTAATTTCCTGTTGAAGCTCTTCACTTTGTTCGAGCATCAATCCGTGTGTCTGATGTATCTACTGTCTTGCATCTTTCATCAGGTCAGTGTAACGAAACCAGCGAGCAGCAAAGGGGGAAATTCAGAAATGTATGTTGTCTGCATGAATTTCAAGGGCAGAGATTACGTAGCGCCGTATTTGCGCATTCTCAGACATTATTATGGCAATGTGCCGCCTACGAATGCGATGTTTAGTCTACGAGATATTCCAGACGCTTTTTTACAGAGGCTCGAACAGTGCAGcaaattcttcaaatttcaTCAGTGCCAGGTCATAGAAAATAACATCAGAACGTTTCATATACAAGAGAGTTCTTACAagattcttttctttgaaatactAATTCTCAAGCAAGAGATTAACGCCAAGTATCTCAAAGACTGTAGATTAAGTAAAATGGATCCAGCGAATGAGATAGTCGGCCGGGAGATCATCGAAAGAAACAACaatcaatttgtaaataaaaaattgcacgTCGATTCTTACAACGAACGTTGCAAGAAGCAAGACTCAGGGCCGCAAGAGCGTTTGTCGCAGATATGGGATAATGCGAAAGAAATCAAATGgccatcaaaaaaattttacgtt tGGCACCTACAGATATTACCGGAAGAATTAGAGATAAAAATGGGAAAGTCGTTTAACAAAGTACGCAGCTCACGCTTTTGCGACCtaacaattttgcaaatattaaacaaaattgataaTGTGATGCAAGATATGCACTCTACTGTCTGCTTTCCACCAGCCGAATTTACGAAAGAGCTCGCACAGCAGATTGATCCTAGTCATGAAGTACTGAGCTTCCAATTCGTTCAGGATTACGACAGTCATCAgacaattatcaaaatttatgatCGATTAGAGAAGCTCCAATCCGATCAAACACTCGTTCTCGTCGGCTACTCTTTACTGACTCAATTAAATATTGGTCTTTTATATCTCTTAGgaaatttctttgaaaacatCATCGTAGAGATTCATGATAATGAGGGCTATCGTCTTAAATTGCAAGCTTATCGGCGTAATGAGAAAGTATTGAATTATTTCCGTGAAATTCTGACCGCATCACATAACGCATGTAAAGAAAATATGGCAATTTGGTCGATAATACCTGTGACAGTTTTATATG AATGCGACCAGTTACCCGTGGTGATGCTACTTAATCATCTAATGATCAAACTATACGCTCGTCACGTTATCAATATGATAAGTGGTAAAAAATTGTAG
- the LOC105198930 gene encoding cap-specific mRNA (nucleoside-2'-O-)-methyltransferase 2 isoform X2: MRVKYDESVDLSSNTMIMFEKHFGILDMEQDTQAYTLPKPESMFTEPPWQLDKLQEIKRDLNEVKSRLNNFNLSKWQQHTNRMNGAGDIVRTVKENIQAELVTQAWCKFYEIASNFSLVPLNEIFRGVDGKKFRSVHLCEAPGAFVAALNHWLKTNASDVQWDWLATTLNPYCEGNSYDSMVADDRFIRHTLEHWCFGADNTGDILNLRNLDDLVEKSKSLDGGRILLVTADGSIDCTNVPGEQESTVAQLHLCETVACMQLLHKGGNFLLKLFTLFEHQSVCLMYLLSCIFHQVSVTKPASSKGGNSEMYVVCMNFKGRDYVAPYLRILRHYYGNVPPTNAMFSLRDIPDAFLQRLEQCSKFFKFHQCQVIENNIRTFHIQESSYKILFFEILILKQEINAKYLKDCRLSKMDPANEIVGREIIERNNNQFVNKKLHVDSYNERCKKQDSGPQERLSQIWDNAKEIKWPSKKFYVWHLQILPEELEIKMGKSFNKVRSSRFCDLTILQILNKIDNVMQDMHSTVCFPPAEFTKELAQQIDPSHEVLSFQFVQDYDSHQTIIKIYDRLEKLQSDQTLVLVGYSLLTQLNIGLLYLLGNFFENIIVEIHDNEGYRLKLQAYRRNEKVLNYFREILTASHNACKENMAIWSIIPVTVLYECDQLPVVMLLNHLMIKLYARHVINMISGKKL; this comes from the exons ATGCGAGTCAAGTACGATGAGAGTGTCGATCTGTCATCTAACACAATGATAAtgtttgaaaaacattttgggATCTTAGACATGGAACAAGACACTCAGGCGTACACATTACCCAAGCCAGAGTCTATGTTCACAGAACCACCGTGGCAGCTGGACAAGCTGCAAGAGATAAAGAGAGATTTAAATGAGGTGAAGAGTCGTCTGAACAATTTTAATCTCAGCAAATGGCAGCAGCACACGAATCGGATGAATGGAGCGGGCGACATTGTGCGCACGGTGAAAGAGAACATACAGGCGGAACTTGTGACTCAAGCCTGGTGCAAGTTCTACGAGATCGCCAGCAACTTTTCTCTGGTGCCATTGAACGAAATTTTTCGAGGAGTAGACGGTAAGAAGTTCAGGTCTGTGCATCTCTGTGAAGCACCAGGTGCGTTCGTGGCCGCCCTGAACCACTGGCTGAAGACAAACGCATCCGACGTGCAATGGGATTGGCTGGCCACCACCTTGAATCCCTACTGTGAGGGAAATTCCTATGACAGTATGGTCGCGGACGACAGATTCATCAGACATACTTTGGAGCATTGGTGCTTTGGCGCTGACAACACGGGTGATATCTTGAATCTGAGAAACCTGGATGATCTGGTAGAAAAATCCAAGTCCCTCGATGGAGGACGGATTCTGCTGGTCACCGCGGACGGCAGTATAGATTGCACGAACGTACCTGGAGAACAGGAGAGCACTGTGGCACAATTGCATTTGTGTGAGACAGTGGCCTGCATGCAACTCTTGCACAAAGGTGGTAATTTCCTGTTGAAGCTCTTCACTTTGTTCGAGCATCAATCCGTGTGTCTGATGTATCTACTGTCTTGCATCTTTCATCAGGTCAGTGTAACGAAACCAGCGAGCAGCAAAGGGGGAAATTCAGAAATGTATGTTGTCTGCATGAATTTCAAGGGCAGAGATTACGTAGCGCCGTATTTGCGCATTCTCAGACATTATTATGGCAATGTGCCGCCTACGAATGCGATGTTTAGTCTACGAGATATTCCAGACGCTTTTTTACAGAGGCTCGAACAGTGCAGcaaattcttcaaatttcaTCAGTGCCAGGTCATAGAAAATAACATCAGAACGTTTCATATACAAGAGAGTTCTTACAagattcttttctttgaaatactAATTCTCAAGCAAGAGATTAACGCCAAGTATCTCAAAGACTGTAGATTAAGTAAAATGGATCCAGCGAATGAGATAGTCGGCCGGGAGATCATCGAAAGAAACAACaatcaatttgtaaataaaaaattgcacgTCGATTCTTACAACGAACGTTGCAAGAAGCAAGACTCAGGGCCGCAAGAGCGTTTGTCGCAGATATGGGATAATGCGAAAGAAATCAAATGgccatcaaaaaaattttacgtt tGGCACCTACAGATATTACCGGAAGAATTAGAGATAAAAATGGGAAAGTCGTTTAACAAAGTACGCAGCTCACGCTTTTGCGACCtaacaattttgcaaatattaaacaaaattgataaTGTGATGCAAGATATGCACTCTACTGTCTGCTTTCCACCAGCCGAATTTACGAAAGAGCTCGCACAGCAGATTGATCCTAGTCATGAAGTACTGAGCTTCCAATTCGTTCAGGATTACGACAGTCATCAgacaattatcaaaatttatgatCGATTAGAGAAGCTCCAATCCGATCAAACACTCGTTCTCGTCGGCTACTCTTTACTGACTCAATTAAATATTGGTCTTTTATATCTCTTAGgaaatttctttgaaaacatCATCGTAGAGATTCATGATAATGAGGGCTATCGTCTTAAATTGCAAGCTTATCGGCGTAATGAGAAAGTATTGAATTATTTCCGTGAAATTCTGACCGCATCACATAACGCATGTAAAGAAAATATGGCAATTTGGTCGATAATACCTGTGACAGTTTTATATG AATGCGACCAGTTACCCGTGGTGATGCTACTTAATCATCTAATGATCAAACTATACGCTCGTCACGTTATCAATATGATAAGTGGTAAAAAATTGTAG
- the LOC105207830 gene encoding protein obstructor-E isoform X2 yields MRTYYVIAAILIAGTNGQESFKCPDDFGFYPHHISCDKYWKCDNNVAELKTCGNGLAFDASDSKFLTENCDYLHNVDCGERTQLEPPISTPHCSRLYGIFPDEKKCDVFWNCWNGEASRYQCSPGLAYDREARVCMWADQVPECRNEEVAGGFTCPAAGEVSGASGSFSRHAHPEDCRKYYICLEGIAREYGCPIGTVFKIGDADGSGACEDPEDVPGCQDYYGDVDLKALRKLGYRK; encoded by the exons ATGAGGACGTACTACGTGATAGCCGCCATACTGATCGCCG GGACAAACGGTCAGGAGTCCTTCAAATGTCCGGACGACTTCGGGTTCTATCCTCACCACATATCGTGCGACAAGTATTGGAAATGCGACAACAACGTGGCGGAACTGAAGACGTGCGGCAACGGTCTGGCGTTTGACGCCAGCGACAGCAAGTTCCTCACCGAGAACTGCGATTATCTGCACAACGTGGACTGCGGCGAGCGCACGCAGCTCGAGCCGCCCATCAGCACGCCGCACTGTTCCCGCCTCTACGGTATCTTCCCTGACGAGAAGAAGTGCGACGTCTTCTGGAACTGTTGGAACGGCGAGGCCTCCCGCTATCAATGTAGCCCCGGACTGGCCTACGACCGTGAGGCCAGGGTGTGCATGTGGGCCGACCAGGTGCCCGAGTGCAGAAACGAAG AGGTCGCCGGGGGTTTCACGTGTCCGGCTGCGGGAGAAGTGAGCGGCGCATCCGGCAGCTTCAGCAGACACGCCCATCCGGAGGATTGCAGAAAGTACTACATATGCCTCGAGGGCATCGCCAGGGAGTACGGCTGCCCGATCGGCACCGTTTTCAAGATCGGTGACGCCGACGGCAGCGGCGCCTGCGAGGACCCCGAGGATGTTCCCGGATG CCAAGACTATTACGGTGACGTGGACCTGAAGGCCCTACGCAAGCTGGGCTACAGGAAATAG
- the LOC105207830 gene encoding protein obstructor-E isoform X1, with translation MRTYYVIAAILIAGTNGQESFKCPDDFGFYPHHISCDKYWKCDNNVAELKTCGNGLAFDASDSKFLTENCDYLHNVDCGERTQLEPPISTPHCSRLYGIFPDEKKCDVFWNCWNGEASRYQCSPGLAYDREARVCMWADQVPECRNEEVAGGFTCPAAGEVSGASGSFSRHAHPEDCRKYYICLEGIAREYGCPIGTVFKIGDADGSGACEDPEDVPGCEDYYGDLDLKSIRKSELLTGIQSEPRKPSQAALKPRPTTVGGPTRPSPNQE, from the exons ATGAGGACGTACTACGTGATAGCCGCCATACTGATCGCCG GGACAAACGGTCAGGAGTCCTTCAAATGTCCGGACGACTTCGGGTTCTATCCTCACCACATATCGTGCGACAAGTATTGGAAATGCGACAACAACGTGGCGGAACTGAAGACGTGCGGCAACGGTCTGGCGTTTGACGCCAGCGACAGCAAGTTCCTCACCGAGAACTGCGATTATCTGCACAACGTGGACTGCGGCGAGCGCACGCAGCTCGAGCCGCCCATCAGCACGCCGCACTGTTCCCGCCTCTACGGTATCTTCCCTGACGAGAAGAAGTGCGACGTCTTCTGGAACTGTTGGAACGGCGAGGCCTCCCGCTATCAATGTAGCCCCGGACTGGCCTACGACCGTGAGGCCAGGGTGTGCATGTGGGCCGACCAGGTGCCCGAGTGCAGAAACGAAG AGGTCGCCGGGGGTTTCACGTGTCCGGCTGCGGGAGAAGTGAGCGGCGCATCCGGCAGCTTCAGCAGACACGCCCATCCGGAGGATTGCAGAAAGTACTACATATGCCTCGAGGGCATCGCCAGGGAGTACGGCTGCCCGATCGGCACCGTTTTCAAGATCGGTGACGCCGACGGCAGCGGCGCCTGCGAGGACCCCGAGGATGTTCCCGGATG TGAGGATTACTACGGTGACCTGGACCTGAAGAGCATCCGGAAGAGCGAGCTGCTTACCGGTATCCAGAGCGAGCCCAGAAAGCCGAGCCAGGCGGCCCTCAAACCTAGGCCCACAACAGTAGGAGGGCCCACGAGGCCCTCGCCCAATCAAGAATAA